A single window of Pseudohongiella acticola DNA harbors:
- the birA gene encoding bifunctional biotin--[acetyl-CoA-carboxylase] ligase/biotin operon repressor BirA, whose product MSLLADGRIHSGRALGDAFGLSRAGIWKQIEALRALGVDVQAVPGQGYQISGGVRLLDKGLIGTSLSPAAKHLAQAFDLHFSIDSTNAEAARKAANGTSSWLVMAEHQAQGRGRRGRQWVSPFGRNIYMSLLWPFQSGVAGLEGLSLVCALVVVKALRHMGCDGLQVKWPNDILFHQRKLAGILLEISGDVSGPCRVVIGIGVNAQMPATAGAAIDQPYSDLVAVTDRVVDRNQLAAALVNELVQALADFERHGFAPFRNEWMQLDAYAGQPVEIKAGQHGRVGVAAGVDASGCLLLDTAEGRVTISGGEMLPSLRPLPSDQDAQ is encoded by the coding sequence ATGTCATTGCTTGCGGATGGTCGTATTCATTCAGGGCGTGCGCTGGGAGATGCCTTCGGGCTGAGTCGCGCTGGCATCTGGAAACAGATAGAGGCGCTGCGTGCGCTGGGTGTCGATGTTCAGGCCGTGCCGGGCCAAGGGTATCAGATTAGCGGTGGTGTCAGGTTACTGGACAAAGGTCTGATCGGGACCAGTTTGAGCCCGGCGGCGAAGCATCTGGCGCAGGCATTCGACCTGCACTTCTCAATTGATTCCACCAACGCCGAGGCTGCGCGCAAAGCGGCAAACGGGACGTCGTCATGGCTTGTTATGGCGGAGCACCAGGCACAGGGGCGAGGGCGAAGGGGCCGGCAATGGGTCAGTCCTTTTGGTCGCAACATATATATGTCATTACTATGGCCGTTCCAGTCCGGTGTTGCTGGTCTGGAGGGGCTGAGCCTGGTGTGTGCGCTGGTTGTTGTCAAAGCGCTGCGCCATATGGGCTGCGACGGGCTTCAGGTGAAGTGGCCCAATGATATTCTTTTCCATCAGCGCAAACTGGCTGGCATTCTGCTTGAGATCAGCGGAGATGTCAGCGGTCCTTGCCGGGTGGTCATCGGTATTGGCGTCAATGCCCAGATGCCTGCGACCGCCGGTGCTGCCATCGATCAGCCTTATAGTGATCTGGTGGCAGTGACCGACCGGGTTGTTGATCGCAACCAGCTGGCCGCAGCGCTGGTTAACGAACTGGTGCAGGCACTGGCTGATTTTGAGCGACACGGGTTTGCTCCGTTTCGCAACGAATGGATGCAGCTGGATGCGTATGCCGGGCAGCCGGTTGAAATCAAAGCGGGTCAGCATGGGCGTGTCGGCGTTGCTGCAGGCGTGGATGCGTCGGGCTGCCTGCTGCTCGATACCGCGGAGGGCAGGGTGACAATTTCTGGCGGCGAGATGCTGCCGTCCCTGCGGCCATTGCCCAGCGACCAGGATGCGCAGTGA
- a CDS encoding redoxin domain-containing protein has product MIKILLMIAGLIWCSGASATTNQVPDFALIDHQGRFHQLSRYADQRAVVVFVCSPDCGAREAALSEIVSLHKRFQGAPVRFMVLVPDSGQTRAGLSDLARRMDTDTPFLLDSSQLVSDALDFTRGDEVLVINPARGDIIYRGGVGLYQGNAMQQALAANLPGMSSHLHYVVHSVVRGEPFIDSPSPSEGEPLVLDQIEEVRAQSITYEHDVAPILIDRCVGCHQAQGVAPWVMDGHRMVQGWSGMIRETLLTRRMPPGQIDYDDAGRFADVHHISDEEMRILMRWIETGASRNESAPDPLAELEPGASEWELGEPDLVIDFPAHKVPANGVLDYVFVPLEIGLTEDKWVSAYAFDVDEKSALHHVIVYTQDARQQRQNASGGGSRTNFGGYAPGRGHIELDPDTGILLKRDMRFMIQFHYTTIGRELTDNSRLGLYFHDAPPAQVLERTAVMNGEFVIPPGVREYPVTAKTLIPDDSYLYSFAPHMHYRGKHIRFRAVFPDGSEEGLLSIPNFQHNWQMVYRLREPVFLPAGTEIVAEGAFDNSRFNPLNPDPSQEVEWGDQVWDEMFLAWMRIGEAR; this is encoded by the coding sequence ATGATTAAAATCCTGCTTATGATTGCAGGCTTGATCTGGTGCTCAGGTGCGTCCGCAACGACAAACCAGGTACCGGATTTTGCACTTATCGACCATCAGGGTCGCTTTCATCAGTTGAGCCGCTACGCGGATCAGCGCGCCGTTGTTGTGTTTGTTTGCAGCCCGGATTGTGGTGCTCGTGAAGCCGCACTTTCCGAGATCGTTTCTCTCCATAAGCGCTTTCAGGGTGCGCCCGTACGGTTCATGGTGCTGGTGCCTGACAGCGGCCAGACGCGTGCAGGTCTGTCAGATCTGGCCCGGCGCATGGATACCGATACGCCTTTTTTGCTGGACTCATCCCAACTGGTCAGTGATGCTCTCGACTTTACTCGCGGGGATGAAGTGCTGGTTATCAATCCGGCGCGCGGCGATATCATTTATCGTGGCGGGGTGGGGTTATACCAGGGTAATGCCATGCAGCAGGCGCTGGCTGCCAATCTGCCCGGCATGAGCTCGCATCTGCACTACGTGGTGCACTCGGTGGTGCGGGGGGAGCCTTTCATCGATAGCCCGTCGCCATCGGAAGGTGAGCCACTGGTGCTTGACCAGATAGAGGAAGTGCGCGCTCAGTCAATTACCTATGAGCATGATGTGGCGCCGATTCTTATCGATCGATGTGTTGGTTGTCATCAGGCGCAGGGCGTGGCGCCCTGGGTCATGGATGGACACCGCATGGTGCAGGGCTGGAGCGGCATGATTCGGGAGACACTGCTGACGCGCCGGATGCCTCCGGGCCAGATAGACTATGACGACGCCGGGCGTTTTGCTGATGTGCATCATATCAGCGATGAAGAAATGCGCATTCTGATGCGCTGGATCGAAACGGGCGCGTCCCGCAACGAAAGTGCCCCGGATCCCTTGGCTGAGCTGGAGCCCGGCGCGTCAGAGTGGGAGCTGGGCGAGCCAGACCTTGTCATCGACTTTCCGGCGCACAAGGTGCCGGCAAATGGCGTCCTTGATTATGTTTTTGTGCCACTGGAAATCGGGCTGACCGAAGACAAGTGGGTGTCTGCCTACGCATTTGATGTCGATGAGAAGTCTGCGTTGCACCATGTCATTGTCTACACTCAGGATGCTCGCCAGCAAAGGCAGAACGCAAGTGGAGGCGGAAGTCGTACCAATTTTGGTGGTTATGCACCGGGCCGGGGGCACATTGAACTGGACCCGGACACCGGGATTCTGCTCAAGCGCGACATGCGTTTCATGATTCAGTTCCACTACACCACCATTGGTCGTGAGCTCACGGACAACAGCCGCCTGGGCCTGTATTTCCACGATGCACCGCCAGCACAGGTGCTGGAGAGAACGGCGGTGATGAACGGTGAGTTTGTCATACCGCCGGGGGTCAGGGAGTACCCGGTGACGGCAAAGACACTGATTCCCGATGATAGTTACCTGTACAGTTTTGCGCCACACATGCACTATCGGGGCAAACATATCCGATTCAGGGCGGTGTTTCCCGATGGCAGCGAAGAAGGATTGCTGTCGATTCCCAATTTTCAGCATAACTGGCAGATGGTCTATCGCTTGCGTGAGCCCGTGTTTCTGCCTGCCGGTACCGAGATTGTGGCTGAGGGCGCTTTCGACAATTCCCGTTTTAACCCGCTGAACCCGGACCCTTCTCAAGAGGTTGAATGGGGCGATCAGGTATGGGACGAAATGTTTCTGGCCTGGATGCGGATCGGCGAAGCTCGTTAA
- a CDS encoding carbon starvation CstA family protein — MSGIMIILFGLAGLSFGWFVYSRFIAQKIYRLDPDFKTPAHEFNDGVDYVPTNKYVLWGHHFTSVAGAAPIVGPAIAVYWGWVPALLWVTFGTIFFAGVHDMGALWASTRNKGKSIGALSENVIGKRTRSLFLIVIFLLLLMVNAVFAVVIAGGFVGTPGSVFPAWSAIVVALIIGQLLRRNYSLVLLTIAGVVALYLSIWAGTFIELTLPETMFGLTANANWIIILFVYAAIASMLPVWMLLQPRDFINGMQLIVGLILLYGAVFLTMPEMTAPMFNTQTAANTPSIFPLLFVTIACGAISGFHGIVASGTSSKQLDKETDARFVGYLGAIGEGSLALITIVAVCSVAYAASPEQWHTLYANFSDGGAPAFIAGGATLISSSWGLSENFAQVLLATMVALFAGTTMDSGVRLQRYIIQEWGDIYKINLFNKGVPATLIAVAACLLLAFGAGGSSGAGGMIIWPLFGATNQILASLTLLVITVMLMKMDRPAIYTLVPMIFVLITSFLAGLIQLVDFYQAGNYLLVTLDFIVLVVSVLVMLEAASVVSKLRKDKAAAADVR, encoded by the coding sequence ATGAGCGGAATCATGATTATTCTGTTTGGTCTGGCGGGGCTGTCTTTCGGCTGGTTCGTCTATTCCAGATTTATTGCGCAAAAGATTTACCGACTGGATCCTGATTTCAAAACTCCAGCGCACGAATTCAACGATGGTGTGGACTATGTGCCCACCAACAAATATGTTCTTTGGGGGCATCACTTTACCTCGGTTGCCGGTGCGGCGCCTATTGTCGGGCCTGCCATCGCGGTGTATTGGGGCTGGGTGCCGGCACTTCTCTGGGTCACCTTTGGTACCATCTTTTTTGCCGGCGTTCACGACATGGGCGCGCTCTGGGCCAGTACCCGGAACAAGGGCAAATCCATCGGTGCATTGTCCGAGAATGTCATTGGTAAGCGGACACGATCACTGTTCCTTATTGTAATCTTCCTGCTCCTGTTGATGGTTAATGCGGTATTTGCCGTGGTGATCGCGGGCGGTTTTGTAGGGACACCGGGGTCTGTGTTCCCGGCCTGGTCGGCGATTGTTGTTGCATTGATCATCGGTCAACTGCTGCGTCGCAACTACAGTCTGGTATTGCTGACGATCGCTGGGGTTGTGGCTCTGTACCTGTCAATCTGGGCGGGCACGTTTATCGAATTGACGCTACCTGAAACCATGTTCGGCCTGACAGCCAATGCCAACTGGATCATTATCCTGTTTGTCTACGCGGCCATTGCGTCAATGTTGCCAGTATGGATGTTGCTGCAGCCACGTGACTTTATTAACGGCATGCAGTTGATTGTGGGCCTGATCCTGTTGTACGGCGCGGTTTTCCTGACCATGCCGGAAATGACGGCGCCCATGTTTAATACTCAGACAGCGGCCAATACGCCCAGTATCTTCCCGCTGCTGTTTGTCACCATTGCCTGCGGCGCGATCTCCGGTTTCCACGGCATTGTCGCGTCGGGCACCAGTTCCAAACAACTGGACAAGGAAACTGACGCGCGTTTTGTTGGTTACCTGGGTGCCATCGGTGAAGGTTCGCTGGCGCTGATTACCATTGTTGCTGTGTGTTCGGTGGCCTATGCCGCCAGCCCGGAACAATGGCACACGCTGTATGCCAACTTCTCTGACGGTGGTGCGCCCGCGTTTATCGCCGGCGGTGCCACGCTGATCTCCTCCTCGTGGGGGCTGTCGGAGAATTTTGCGCAGGTACTGCTGGCGACCATGGTTGCCCTGTTTGCCGGTACAACCATGGATTCAGGTGTGCGGCTACAGCGTTATATCATTCAGGAATGGGGCGATATCTACAAAATCAATCTGTTCAATAAAGGTGTGCCGGCAACGCTGATTGCAGTGGCCGCCTGTTTGTTGCTGGCCTTTGGTGCCGGTGGCTCTTCCGGCGCCGGTGGCATGATCATCTGGCCATTGTTTGGTGCTACCAACCAGATCCTGGCCAGCCTGACGCTGCTGGTTATCACGGTGATGTTGATGAAAATGGACCGCCCGGCAATTTATACGCTGGTGCCAATGATTTTTGTCTTGATTACGTCCTTCCTGGCAGGATTGATTCAACTGGTAGATTTTTACCAGGCTGGTAATTACCTGCTGGTCACGCTTGATTTCATCGTTCTGGTGGTCAGTGTGCTGGTGATGCTTGAGGCGGCCTCTGTAGTCAGCAAGCTTCGCAAAGACAAGGCGGCTGCCGCCGACGTTCGCTAA
- a CDS encoding HupE/UreJ family protein, translating into MSNNKKHVANTFFVFRVCLTLLFGVFAIASAPALADEIPSRVAVQGFVKAEPGRLNLLMRIPMDSVGEAGLPLRGSVGYLIFSEAQAELEDVAADRILQSIQMFEDDQLLDSPRIDAVRVSLPSSRTFVDYETALANVRSAPLADDVDLYYRQGFLDVLASYPITSAESRFSIDARLGGLGLETTTVLRYVVEDGSERTFSYIGNPGRVYLDPRWYQAVFNFIVLGFDHILEGTDHLLFLFCLLIPLRRVGALIPVVTSFTIAHSITLLASALGWVPSAIWFPSLIETLIALSIVYMALENIVGVKQRHRWKVTFGFGLIHGFGFSFLLTESMQFAGSHLVTSLLAFNLGVELGQILVLLLMVPVIHLLFKHALPERLGVILLSAIVAHWAWHWMQDRFVGFMAYDLSLPTLDRYFFAGLLQWGALLALSLGVLWLMQELFTRYLATPSDDAGHTG; encoded by the coding sequence ATGTCGAATAATAAGAAACATGTTGCAAACACTTTTTTTGTTTTTAGGGTCTGCCTGACGCTGTTGTTCGGTGTATTTGCTATCGCTTCAGCACCTGCCCTGGCCGACGAAATTCCGTCACGGGTGGCCGTTCAGGGTTTTGTCAAAGCGGAGCCGGGCCGACTAAATCTGCTGATGCGGATCCCCATGGACTCGGTGGGAGAGGCAGGGCTGCCGCTGCGCGGTTCAGTGGGTTACCTGATCTTCTCCGAGGCCCAGGCAGAGCTTGAAGACGTTGCCGCAGATCGGATACTGCAGTCGATTCAGATGTTTGAGGATGATCAATTACTGGATAGTCCGCGCATCGACGCGGTCCGGGTATCGTTGCCTTCCAGCCGTACCTTTGTCGATTATGAGACCGCATTGGCCAATGTGCGCAGTGCGCCGCTGGCCGATGATGTTGACCTGTACTATCGGCAAGGTTTTCTGGATGTGCTGGCGTCGTACCCGATTACTTCTGCGGAATCGCGTTTTTCCATTGATGCACGTCTGGGTGGGCTGGGCCTGGAAACAACAACGGTGCTGCGTTATGTGGTCGAGGATGGCAGCGAAAGAACCTTCAGTTACATCGGCAATCCGGGGCGGGTCTATCTGGATCCGCGCTGGTACCAGGCGGTTTTCAACTTCATTGTGCTTGGTTTTGATCATATCCTGGAAGGCACAGACCACCTTTTATTCCTGTTTTGTCTGCTGATCCCCCTGCGTCGAGTCGGAGCGCTGATCCCGGTCGTTACGTCGTTTACCATTGCTCACTCAATTACTCTGCTGGCATCTGCGCTGGGATGGGTGCCGTCGGCGATATGGTTTCCGTCTCTGATCGAGACGTTGATAGCGCTATCAATTGTTTATATGGCGCTGGAGAATATTGTCGGCGTCAAGCAGCGTCACCGCTGGAAAGTGACGTTTGGCTTTGGCTTGATTCATGGTTTCGGCTTCTCTTTCCTGTTGACTGAGAGCATGCAGTTCGCCGGTTCGCACCTGGTGACGTCGCTGCTGGCGTTTAACCTGGGGGTGGAGCTTGGTCAGATACTGGTGCTGTTATTAATGGTGCCGGTGATTCATCTGCTCTTTAAACATGCATTGCCAGAGCGCCTTGGCGTCATTCTGCTATCGGCTATCGTGGCACATTGGGCCTGGCACTGGATGCAGGACCGGTTTGTGGGGTTCATGGCCTATGATCTGAGCTTGCCGACGCTGGATCGTTATTTCTTTGCCGGGCTGCTGCAATGGGGGGCATTGCTGGCCCTGTCGTTGGGTGTGCTCTGGTTGATGCAGGAGCTGTTTACCCGGTATCTTGCTACCCCCAGTGATGATGCAGGCCATACAGGATAG